A genome region from Bradyrhizobium commune includes the following:
- a CDS encoding DUF6152 family protein, with the protein MSNATLLAACLVLGSAGVAVAHHSNAAYDSDHPQTVQGTVRQVNWTNPHITFVVETDAKEGPQAGSWVFEVSSPGVLTRSGWTKRSLSPGDHATFNYLPLRDGRQGGFLRKVTLPDGKELTYSLQPEEQ; encoded by the coding sequence ATGTCGAACGCTACTCTGCTTGCCGCGTGTCTTGTGCTGGGTTCGGCCGGCGTGGCCGTGGCGCACCATTCGAACGCTGCCTATGACAGCGACCATCCGCAGACCGTGCAAGGCACCGTCAGGCAGGTCAACTGGACCAACCCGCACATCACCTTCGTGGTAGAGACCGACGCCAAGGAAGGGCCGCAGGCCGGCAGCTGGGTGTTCGAGGTGTCGAGCCCCGGCGTTCTCACCCGCTCCGGCTGGACCAAGCGCTCGCTGAGCCCAGGCGATCACGCCACGTTCAATTATCTGCCGCTGCGCGACGGCAGGCAGGGCGGCTTCCTGCGCAAGGTGACGCTGCCGGACGGCAAGGAGCTGACCTACAGCCTGCAGCCGGAAGAGCAGTGA
- a CDS encoding MaoC family dehydratase, which translates to MSASRTTLDTNYYEDFTVGEVIKHGRGKTLDPLENVLITNLVMNTSSAHFNEHLASQMPFGRRVVFGGVTFALMVGLASQDTSENALAEISVEKIAFKAPVHHGTNIYAYSEVLEKQDTPDREDGGVVRFRHWAVTDTDQIVCEAERTVLVKRRSHWCPA; encoded by the coding sequence ATGAGCGCGTCCCGCACCACCCTCGATACGAACTACTACGAGGACTTCACCGTCGGAGAGGTGATCAAGCATGGCCGCGGAAAGACTCTCGATCCGCTGGAGAACGTCCTGATCACGAACCTCGTGATGAACACATCCTCCGCTCACTTCAACGAGCATCTCGCATCGCAGATGCCGTTTGGCAGGCGGGTGGTGTTCGGCGGCGTGACTTTCGCTCTCATGGTGGGGCTTGCATCGCAAGATACCTCGGAGAACGCTCTCGCCGAGATCTCCGTGGAGAAGATTGCTTTCAAGGCCCCCGTGCACCACGGGACGAATATCTACGCCTACTCGGAAGTGCTGGAGAAACAGGACACGCCCGATCGCGAGGACGGCGGCGTCGTCCGCTTCCGCCATTGGGCGGTCACGGACACGGACCAGATCGTGTGCGAGGCCGAGCGCACGGTGCTGGTCAAGCGGCGAAGCCACTGGTGCCCGGCATGA